In a genomic window of Mycolicibacterium neoaurum VKM Ac-1815D:
- the folP gene encoding dihydropteroate synthase, whose protein sequence is MRVMGVLNVTDDSFSDGGLFLDRDRALEHAHAMVAAGAAIIDVGGESTRPGAVRVDPAVETARVVPVVRELAAAGVTVSIDTMHEAVARAALEHGAAIVNDVSGGRADPNMAALLAEAGVPWMLMHWRSVRADDPHHVPAYTDVVVEVRAELVRSVDAAVAAGVDPANLIIDPGLGFAKTAQHNWQLLHALPEFVGTGIPVLVGASRKRFLGALLAAPDGTARPPAGRETATAVVSVLAAQHGAWGVRVHDVQASVDALKVLAAWSGAQEEEHG, encoded by the coding sequence ATGCGGGTGATGGGTGTCCTCAACGTCACCGATGATTCGTTCTCCGACGGCGGACTGTTCCTCGATCGAGACCGCGCCCTCGAGCACGCCCACGCCATGGTTGCCGCCGGCGCCGCCATCATCGACGTCGGCGGTGAGTCGACCCGGCCGGGGGCGGTCCGCGTGGACCCCGCCGTGGAAACCGCCCGTGTCGTGCCGGTCGTGCGTGAACTCGCCGCCGCCGGCGTCACCGTCAGCATCGACACCATGCACGAGGCGGTGGCACGCGCCGCGCTCGAACACGGCGCCGCGATCGTCAATGACGTCTCCGGTGGGCGGGCCGATCCGAACATGGCCGCCCTGCTGGCCGAGGCCGGGGTGCCCTGGATGCTGATGCACTGGCGGTCGGTGCGGGCCGACGACCCGCACCATGTTCCCGCCTATACCGACGTCGTCGTCGAGGTGCGTGCGGAACTGGTGCGCAGCGTGGATGCCGCCGTGGCGGCGGGGGTGGACCCGGCAAACCTCATCATCGATCCGGGCCTCGGATTCGCCAAGACCGCACAACACAATTGGCAACTGCTGCATGCCCTGCCCGAGTTCGTCGGCACCGGGATACCGGTCCTGGTGGGCGCCTCGCGCAAGCGTTTTCTCGGCGCGCTGCTGGCCGCACCGGACGGGACGGCCCGACCACCGGCCGGACGCGAGACCGCCACCGCCGTGGTGTCGGTACTGGCCGCCCAGCACGGTGCCTGGGGTGTGCGGGTTCACGATGTGCAGGCCTCGGTCGACGCGCTCAAGGTTCTCGCGGCCTGGTCGGGCGCACAGGAGGAGGAGCATGGCTGA
- the folE gene encoding GTP cyclohydrolase I FolE, with amino-acid sequence MTTSGKNGESTSGFVQAEFDQPRAEAAVRELLLAVGEDPDRHGLVDTPARVARAYKEIFAGLYTDPDAVLNTTFDEQHDELVLVKQIPMYSTCEHHLVSFHGVAHVGYIPGRDGRVTGLSKIARLVDLYAKRPQVQERLTAQVADALMRKLDPRGVIVVMEAEHLCMAMRGIRKPGAVTTTSAVRGQFKTDHASRAEALDLILRR; translated from the coding sequence ATGACGACGTCGGGCAAGAACGGCGAGAGCACGAGCGGATTCGTCCAGGCGGAGTTCGATCAGCCGCGCGCGGAAGCCGCGGTGCGGGAACTGCTGCTGGCTGTCGGCGAGGATCCCGACCGGCACGGCCTCGTCGACACCCCCGCGCGGGTGGCCAGGGCGTACAAGGAGATCTTCGCGGGGCTCTACACCGATCCCGACGCGGTGCTCAACACCACCTTCGACGAGCAGCACGACGAGTTGGTGCTGGTCAAGCAGATCCCGATGTACTCGACCTGCGAGCACCACCTGGTGTCTTTCCACGGGGTCGCCCATGTCGGCTACATCCCCGGCCGGGACGGTCGCGTCACCGGGCTCTCCAAGATCGCCCGACTTGTCGACCTGTATGCCAAGCGTCCGCAGGTGCAGGAACGACTGACCGCGCAGGTCGCCGACGCGCTGATGCGCAAGCTCGATCCGCGCGGGGTCATCGTGGTGATGGAGGCCGAGCACCTCTGCATGGCGATGCGTGGCATTCGCAAACCCGGTGCCGTGACGACCACATCAGCGGTGCGCGGTCAGTTCAAGACCGACCACGCCTCCCGGGCCGAGGCACTGGACCTGATCCTGCGCCGGTGA
- the ftsH gene encoding ATP-dependent zinc metalloprotease FtsH gives MNRKNVVRTLTAIAVVLLLGWSFFYFSDDTRGYKPVDTSVAMAQIEAGNVNSAQIDDREQQLRLDLKSGNGDTENSDKILTKYPTGVGVQLFDKLSAKNAKINTVVNQGSVLGTLLIYMLPLLLLVGLFVMFSRMQSGGRMGFGFGKSKAKQLSKDMPKTTFADVAGADEAVEELYEIKDFLQNPSRYQALGAKIPRGVLLFGPPGTGKTLLARAVAGEAGVPFFTISGSDFVEMFVGVGASRVRDLFEQAKQNSPCIIFVDEIDAVGRQRGAGLGGGHDEREQTLNQLLVEMDGFGDRQGVILIAATNRPDILDPALLRPGRFDRQIPVSNPDLAGRRAVLKVHSAGKPIAPDADLDGLAKRTVGMSGADLANVINEAALLTARENGTVITGAALEEAVDRVVGGPRRKSRIISEHEKKITAYHEGGHTLAAWAMPDIEPIYKVTILARGRTGGHAVAVPEDDKGLMTRSEMVARLVFAMGGRAAEELVFREPTTGAVSDIEQATKIARAMVTEYGMSAKLGAVRYGTEHGDPFLGRSMGTQADYSHEVAQIIDDEVRKLIEAAHTEAWEILTEYRDVLDILAGELLEKETLHRKELKAIFDGVKKRPRITIFNDFGGRIPSDKPPIKTPGEIAIERGEPWPPPVKEPAYKAAILEASRAAEANRPADGGNNGANGSGANGSGANGSNDSNGAHGAPGGHAQPDYGAPAGWHAPGWPPREGTAPPPYGPPPQQYGPPPQQQYGPPPQQQYGPPTPGQPDPQHGQYGGPRHGSPPGHYGPPPQNPPPPRG, from the coding sequence ATGAACCGTAAGAATGTCGTTCGCACGCTCACGGCGATCGCCGTGGTGCTGCTGCTTGGTTGGTCCTTCTTCTACTTCAGTGACGACACCCGCGGCTACAAGCCGGTGGACACCTCGGTGGCGATGGCCCAGATCGAGGCGGGCAACGTCAACAGCGCCCAGATCGACGATCGCGAGCAACAGCTGCGCCTCGATCTGAAGTCCGGCAACGGTGACACCGAGAACAGCGACAAGATCCTCACCAAGTACCCCACTGGCGTGGGTGTGCAGCTGTTCGACAAGCTCAGTGCCAAGAACGCCAAGATCAACACAGTCGTCAACCAGGGCAGTGTGCTGGGCACCCTGCTCATCTACATGCTCCCGCTGCTGCTGCTGGTCGGGCTGTTCGTGATGTTCTCCCGGATGCAGTCCGGCGGCCGGATGGGCTTCGGCTTCGGCAAGTCCAAGGCCAAGCAGCTCTCCAAGGACATGCCCAAGACCACCTTCGCCGATGTGGCCGGCGCCGACGAGGCCGTCGAGGAGCTCTACGAGATCAAGGACTTCCTGCAGAACCCGAGCCGCTACCAGGCGCTCGGCGCGAAGATCCCGCGCGGTGTGCTGCTGTTCGGTCCTCCCGGCACCGGCAAGACCCTGTTGGCGCGCGCCGTCGCCGGTGAGGCGGGGGTGCCCTTCTTCACCATCTCGGGTTCGGACTTCGTCGAGATGTTCGTCGGTGTCGGCGCCTCACGAGTGCGTGACCTGTTCGAGCAGGCCAAGCAGAACAGCCCCTGCATCATCTTCGTCGATGAGATCGACGCCGTCGGTCGTCAGCGCGGCGCCGGCCTCGGTGGTGGCCACGACGAACGCGAGCAGACGCTGAACCAGCTGCTCGTCGAGATGGACGGTTTCGGCGATCGCCAGGGCGTCATCCTGATCGCCGCCACCAACCGCCCCGACATCCTGGATCCCGCGCTGCTGCGTCCCGGCCGCTTCGACCGCCAGATCCCGGTTTCTAACCCGGACCTGGCCGGCCGCCGCGCCGTGCTCAAGGTGCATTCGGCGGGCAAGCCGATCGCACCCGACGCGGACCTGGACGGGCTGGCCAAGCGGACCGTCGGCATGTCCGGCGCCGATCTGGCCAACGTCATCAACGAGGCGGCGCTGCTCACCGCCCGCGAGAACGGGACCGTCATCACCGGGGCCGCGCTCGAAGAGGCCGTCGACCGTGTCGTCGGCGGACCGCGCCGCAAGAGCCGCATCATCAGTGAGCACGAAAAGAAGATCACCGCCTACCACGAGGGCGGGCACACGCTGGCCGCCTGGGCAATGCCCGATATCGAGCCGATCTACAAGGTCACCATCCTGGCCCGCGGCCGCACCGGCGGGCACGCTGTCGCGGTACCCGAGGACGACAAGGGCCTGATGACCCGCTCGGAGATGGTCGCGCGGCTGGTGTTCGCGATGGGCGGCCGGGCCGCCGAGGAGCTCGTGTTCCGCGAGCCCACCACCGGTGCGGTCTCCGATATCGAGCAGGCCACCAAGATCGCCCGCGCCATGGTCACCGAGTACGGCATGAGCGCCAAGCTCGGCGCGGTCCGCTACGGCACCGAACACGGCGATCCGTTCCTGGGACGCTCCATGGGTACCCAAGCGGATTACAGCCATGAGGTCGCCCAGATCATCGACGACGAGGTGCGCAAGCTGATCGAGGCCGCGCACACCGAGGCGTGGGAGATCCTCACCGAGTACCGCGACGTGCTCGACATCCTGGCCGGCGAGCTGCTGGAGAAGGAGACCCTGCACCGCAAGGAGCTCAAAGCAATCTTCGACGGGGTCAAGAAGCGTCCCCGGATCACCATCTTCAATGACTTCGGTGGCCGGATACCGTCGGACAAACCGCCCATCAAGACCCCGGGTGAGATCGCGATCGAACGTGGTGAGCCGTGGCCGCCGCCGGTGAAGGAGCCCGCCTACAAGGCCGCGATCCTTGAGGCCAGCCGGGCGGCGGAAGCCAACAGGCCCGCCGACGGCGGCAACAATGGTGCCAACGGATCGGGTGCCAACGGATCAGGCGCCAACGGATCCAATGACTCCAACGGTGCGCACGGCGCTCCCGGCGGCCACGCCCAACCCGACTACGGCGCCCCCGCGGGCTGGCACGCACCGGGCTGGCCGCCGCGCGAGGGAACCGCGCCGCCGCCGTACGGGCCGCCGCCGCAGCAGTACGGTCCGCCGCCACAGCAGCAGTACGGCCCCCCGCCACAGCAGCAGTACGGTCCGCCGACGCCGGGGCAACCCGATCCCCAGCATGGGCAGTACGGTGGCCCTCGACACGGTTCGCCGCCGGGCCACTACGGCCCCCCGCCGCAGAATCCGCCACCTCCACGAGGCTGA
- a CDS encoding alpha/beta fold hydrolase produces MLTPTQRLVDTNGVTLRVTEAGERGNPVVVLAHGFPELAHSWRHQIPALAAAGYHVLAPDQRGYGGSSRPEAIEDYDIIELTNDIAGLLDDVGAERAALIGHDWGSPVVTNFPLFHPDRVRAVAALSVPPIPRASAPPTQIWRGIFGDNFFYILYFQEPGVADTALGADPRASLQRMVALEGFGGPVDEMADHPLPPLPEWMSAEEFDEYARAFEVTGFTGPLNWYRNFDRNWELTDPAAGRVVTTTITAPVLFLAGSADPVLSFTPRDHVREVATGEYYEVLLEGAGHWLQQERPTEVNAVLLEFLGGLA; encoded by the coding sequence ATGCTCACACCAACCCAGCGGTTAGTCGATACCAACGGCGTGACGCTGCGCGTGACGGAGGCAGGTGAGCGCGGCAACCCGGTGGTGGTGCTGGCTCACGGCTTTCCCGAGCTCGCGCATTCCTGGCGCCACCAGATCCCCGCGCTGGCGGCCGCCGGCTACCACGTTTTGGCTCCCGACCAGCGTGGATACGGTGGCTCGTCGCGTCCGGAGGCGATCGAGGACTACGACATCATCGAGCTGACCAACGATATCGCCGGACTGCTCGACGATGTGGGCGCCGAGCGCGCGGCGCTGATCGGTCACGACTGGGGCTCGCCGGTGGTGACGAACTTCCCGCTGTTCCATCCGGACCGGGTCCGTGCGGTCGCCGCGCTGAGCGTTCCACCGATCCCGCGGGCATCGGCCCCGCCCACCCAGATCTGGCGCGGGATCTTCGGCGACAATTTCTTCTACATCCTGTATTTCCAGGAACCCGGTGTCGCCGATACCGCGCTGGGCGCCGATCCGCGGGCCTCGCTGCAGCGGATGGTCGCACTGGAGGGCTTCGGCGGCCCGGTCGACGAGATGGCCGACCATCCGCTACCCCCGCTGCCCGAGTGGATGAGCGCCGAGGAGTTCGACGAGTATGCCCGGGCTTTCGAGGTGACCGGGTTCACCGGCCCGTTGAACTGGTACCGCAACTTCGACCGCAACTGGGAGCTCACAGACCCGGCTGCCGGCCGGGTGGTCACCACCACCATCACCGCACCCGTGCTGTTCCTGGCCGGCAGTGCCGACCCGGTGCTGAGCTTCACCCCGCGCGATCATGTCCGGGAGGTGGCCACCGGCGAGTACTACGAGGTTCTGCTCGAGGGTGCCGGCCACTGGCTGCAGCAGGAGCGCCCGACCGAGGTCAATGCCGTGCTGCTGGAGTTCCTCGGGGGGCTGGCGTGA
- a CDS encoding LLM class flavin-dependent oxidoreductase, protein MSVPLNFGVFITPFHPPGQSPTLALQYDMDRVEELDRLGYDEAWFGEHHSGGYELISCPEVFIAAAAERTRHIRLGTGVVSLPYHHPLMVADRWVLLDHLTRGRVMFGTGPGALPSDAYMMGIDPVDQRRMMQESLEAILALFRAAPDERVDRQTDWFTLRDAALQVRPYTWPYPEISTAAMVSPSGPRLAGQLGTSLLSLSMSVPGGAAAVETTWDIVTDQAQRSGRDVPDRKDWRVLGIVHVADTKEQAVEDCTYGLQDFANYFGAAGFVPLSNATDGGAGDARAFVEDYAAKGNCCIGTTDEAIAYIQDLLDRSGGFGTFLMLGHDWASPAATYHSYELFAREVIPHFKGQLTAPHASHEWAKGMRNQLLGRAGQAIVNAITDAADDSASKVTS, encoded by the coding sequence GTGAGCGTGCCGCTGAACTTCGGGGTGTTCATCACCCCGTTCCATCCGCCCGGCCAGTCCCCCACCCTGGCTCTGCAGTACGACATGGACCGCGTCGAGGAGCTGGACCGGCTGGGGTATGACGAGGCCTGGTTCGGTGAACACCATTCCGGCGGTTACGAACTGATCTCCTGTCCCGAGGTGTTCATCGCGGCCGCCGCCGAGCGCACCCGCCACATCCGACTGGGCACCGGGGTGGTGTCACTGCCTTATCACCACCCGCTGATGGTGGCCGACCGCTGGGTGCTGCTGGACCATCTGACCCGTGGCCGGGTGATGTTCGGGACGGGCCCCGGCGCGCTGCCCTCGGATGCCTACATGATGGGCATCGATCCGGTCGACCAGCGCCGGATGATGCAGGAGTCCCTCGAGGCGATCCTGGCGTTGTTCCGCGCGGCGCCCGACGAACGCGTCGATCGCCAGACCGATTGGTTCACGCTGCGCGACGCGGCGCTCCAAGTTCGGCCATACACCTGGCCATATCCGGAAATATCGACCGCGGCAATGGTTTCCCCGTCCGGTCCGCGACTGGCCGGCCAGCTGGGAACCTCCCTGTTGTCGCTGTCGATGTCGGTACCCGGCGGCGCGGCAGCGGTCGAGACCACCTGGGATATCGTCACCGACCAGGCCCAGCGATCCGGCCGCGACGTCCCCGATCGCAAGGATTGGCGGGTGCTGGGCATCGTGCACGTCGCCGACACCAAGGAACAGGCCGTCGAGGACTGCACCTACGGGTTGCAGGACTTCGCGAACTATTTCGGCGCGGCCGGTTTCGTCCCGCTGTCCAACGCGACCGACGGCGGCGCCGGTGATGCCCGCGCATTCGTCGAAGACTATGCGGCCAAGGGAAATTGCTGCATAGGCACCACCGACGAGGCCATTGCCTACATCCAGGACCTGCTGGATCGCTCGGGCGGATTCGGCACCTTCCTGATGCTGGGACACGACTGGGCCTCGCCGGCGGCGACATACCACTCCTACGAGCTGTTCGCCAGGGAGGTGATCCCGCATTTCAAGGGTCAGCTGACCGCTCCGCACGCCTCCCACGAGTGGGCGAAGGGTATGCGAAATCAGTTGCTCGGCCGCGCGGGACAGGCGATTGTCAACGCGATCACCGACGCCGCCGACGACTCCGCGTCCAAGGTGACGAGCTGA
- a CDS encoding zinc-binding dehydrogenase, whose amino-acid sequence MRAAVLRDGAMVVRDDVPEPVPGPGQVLVAVKACGICGSDLHFASHGEEMLAAGAEMEGMPDTLADIDLATDVYMGHEFSAEVLDAGPGTDAPAAGTIVTSVPVLVSTSGLEMIVYSNSTVGGYAERMLLSAPLLLPVPNGLDPRHAALTEPMAVGLHAVNTSRVQRGETALVIGCGPIGIAIIAALRYRGVETIVASDFSPTRRELAARMGAHVTVDPSQGSPFHRSTPAVVFEAVGAPGILDDVMRKAPAGTRVVIAGVCMQPDTVHPFFASAKQLSLHFVFGYDPAEFAESLRAIAEGDIDVAPMITGEVGLDGVAGAFADLSDPERHCKILVTP is encoded by the coding sequence ATGCGCGCCGCCGTCCTGCGCGATGGTGCGATGGTGGTCCGCGACGATGTCCCCGAACCCGTCCCCGGCCCAGGTCAGGTGCTGGTGGCCGTCAAGGCCTGCGGGATCTGCGGGTCGGACCTGCATTTCGCCTCGCATGGCGAGGAGATGTTGGCGGCCGGCGCGGAGATGGAGGGCATGCCCGACACGCTGGCAGACATCGATCTTGCGACCGATGTCTACATGGGCCACGAGTTCAGCGCCGAGGTACTGGACGCGGGCCCAGGTACCGACGCACCCGCCGCCGGCACGATCGTCACCTCGGTCCCGGTGTTGGTGTCAACGTCCGGTCTGGAAATGATCGTCTACAGCAACTCCACCGTCGGCGGTTACGCCGAGCGGATGCTCCTGTCGGCCCCGCTGCTGCTGCCGGTGCCCAATGGCCTGGACCCGCGGCACGCCGCGCTGACCGAGCCGATGGCCGTCGGTCTGCACGCGGTGAACACCTCGCGGGTCCAGCGCGGGGAGACCGCGCTCGTGATCGGGTGCGGTCCGATCGGGATCGCGATCATCGCCGCGCTGCGCTACCGTGGCGTGGAAACCATTGTGGCGTCCGACTTCTCACCCACCCGCCGTGAGTTGGCCGCGCGGATGGGTGCGCACGTGACAGTCGATCCGAGCCAGGGATCACCGTTTCACCGGAGCACGCCGGCAGTGGTGTTCGAAGCGGTGGGGGCGCCGGGCATCCTCGACGACGTCATGCGCAAGGCACCAGCAGGTACCCGGGTGGTGATCGCCGGGGTCTGCATGCAACCCGACACGGTGCACCCGTTCTTCGCCAGCGCCAAGCAGCTCAGCCTGCATTTCGTTTTCGGCTACGACCCGGCCGAGTTCGCCGAGTCGCTGCGGGCCATCGCCGAGGGGGATATCGACGTGGCCCCGATGATCACCGGCGAGGTCGGACTCGACGGTGTGGCAGGGGCCTTCGCAGATCTGTCCGATCCCGAGCGGCATTGCAAGATCCTCGTCACGCCGTGA
- a CDS encoding SIMPL domain-containing protein, producing the protein MTFAQRLPVRVSLAAIAGALAIGMTACDSNSGPVATGQPAAATGRQVTVVGSGEVQGTPDTLTVSAAMEAIAPDVSGALNQTSQRQRAVIDALTGAGIEERDISTSQVSLQPQYNNDGTRIDSYRASNGVDVKIRDADRASDILALIVDAGGDATRINSVSYSIADDSQLVRDARARAFEDAKARAQQYAELSGLNLGDVVSISEASGSTPPPPMPMPRGAMAEAVPLSPGQQTVGFTVTAVWELS; encoded by the coding sequence ATGACCTTCGCGCAACGATTGCCGGTCCGTGTCAGCCTTGCAGCCATCGCCGGCGCCCTCGCCATCGGGATGACCGCCTGCGATTCGAACTCCGGTCCGGTCGCGACGGGTCAGCCCGCCGCGGCGACGGGTCGACAGGTCACCGTCGTGGGCTCCGGCGAGGTGCAGGGCACCCCGGACACGTTGACGGTGTCGGCGGCGATGGAGGCGATCGCGCCCGACGTCTCCGGCGCACTGAACCAGACCAGTCAGCGCCAGCGAGCCGTGATCGACGCGTTGACCGGGGCCGGCATCGAGGAACGCGATATCAGCACCAGCCAGGTGTCGCTGCAGCCGCAGTACAACAACGACGGCACTCGTATCGACTCATACCGCGCCAGCAACGGGGTGGACGTGAAGATCCGCGACGCCGACCGGGCCTCCGACATCCTGGCTCTGATAGTCGACGCCGGTGGCGACGCGACACGGATCAACTCCGTGAGCTATTCGATTGCCGACGACTCCCAGCTGGTGCGTGACGCGCGTGCCCGCGCCTTCGAGGACGCCAAGGCCCGCGCCCAGCAGTACGCCGAACTGTCGGGCCTGAACCTGGGTGACGTGGTGTCGATCTCGGAGGCCTCCGGGTCGACTCCCCCGCCACCGATGCCGATGCCGCGCGGCGCAATGGCCGAGGCTGTCCCGCTGTCACCAGGACAGCAGACCGTCGGGTTCACCGTCACGGCGGTGTGGGAACTGAGCTGA
- a CDS encoding DUF222 domain-containing protein has protein sequence MSPGDDVGAGVGRLVDCPRPVVDDEVLLGVLAAAVSARNLLDVVISSAVVAAERAGVPGRRHLRTGADLLRLLGMAPGAAARAVRVGRAASSLPALTVAQRLGGIGIEFADAVGKGVTHVESRAPLSDDDRAAVVTKLMVQTTPAEVAAKARAIALDRVAALPVEQRVVPVAEDATLNEMTLVQNAEGRFEATLDLDVTTGEELCAALDPLCRPIPLPDGSPDPRSINTRRAEAIGQVLRTYLSQSRRPMSGGVLPHVTLIRPGAPGVGDAGVDRLGFGGPVSAATADLIACDATLTSVIVDHTGNAVGCRARPAVVHPGHP, from the coding sequence GTGTCACCGGGGGATGATGTCGGGGCGGGCGTAGGTCGGTTGGTGGATTGTCCGCGGCCGGTGGTCGATGACGAGGTCTTGTTGGGTGTGTTGGCTGCTGCGGTGTCGGCGCGGAATCTGTTGGATGTGGTGATCTCCTCGGCGGTGGTGGCGGCCGAGCGGGCCGGTGTGCCGGGTCGGCGGCACCTACGCACCGGGGCTGATCTGCTCCGGTTGTTGGGGATGGCCCCGGGTGCGGCGGCACGGGCGGTGCGGGTGGGACGCGCCGCATCGTCGTTGCCGGCGTTGACGGTCGCGCAGCGGTTGGGCGGGATCGGTATCGAGTTCGCCGATGCCGTGGGCAAAGGTGTCACTCACGTGGAGTCTCGAGCACCGTTGTCCGACGACGATCGGGCGGCGGTGGTGACCAAACTGATGGTGCAGACCACGCCGGCCGAGGTGGCGGCGAAGGCGCGGGCGATCGCCCTCGACCGAGTCGCGGCACTACCGGTCGAGCAGCGGGTGGTGCCGGTCGCCGAGGACGCCACGCTGAATGAGATGACGCTGGTGCAGAACGCTGAGGGCCGGTTTGAGGCCACCCTCGATCTGGACGTGACGACCGGGGAAGAGCTGTGTGCGGCGTTGGATCCGTTGTGCCGACCGATACCGCTACCGGACGGGTCTCCGGACCCCCGGTCGATCAACACCCGGCGGGCCGAGGCGATCGGGCAGGTGCTGCGCACCTATCTGTCGCAGTCGAGGCGTCCGATGTCCGGTGGGGTGCTCCCGCACGTCACCCTCATCCGACCGGGCGCCCCGGGGGTGGGTGATGCGGGTGTGGATCGGTTGGGCTTCGGTGGCCCGGTCTCCGCGGCGACGGCCGATCTGATTGCCTGCGATGCCACGCTGACCTCGGTGATCGTCGACCACACCGGGAATGCCGTTGGATGTCGGGCGCGCCCAGCGGTTGTTCACCCCGGCCATCCGTAA
- the hpt gene encoding hypoxanthine phosphoribosyltransferase, with translation MTAELYPGDIKSVLLSEDEIKAKTAELAAQIAADYRAGDGDQDLLLITVLKGAVMFVTDLARAIGVPTQLEFMAVSSYGSSTSSSGVVRILKDLDRDIHDRDVLIVEDIIDSGLTLSWLLRNLATRNPRSLRVCTLLRKPDAVRADVDVTYIGFDIPNEFVVGYGLDYAERYRDLPYIGTLEPKVYQSP, from the coding sequence GTGACTGCGGAGTTGTATCCCGGCGACATCAAGTCGGTCTTGCTATCCGAAGACGAGATCAAGGCCAAGACTGCCGAGCTCGCCGCCCAGATCGCCGCCGATTATCGTGCGGGCGACGGTGACCAGGATCTGCTCCTGATCACGGTGCTCAAGGGTGCCGTCATGTTCGTGACCGACCTGGCACGTGCCATCGGGGTGCCCACCCAGCTGGAGTTCATGGCGGTCAGCTCCTATGGATCCTCGACGTCCTCCTCGGGTGTGGTGCGCATCCTCAAGGACCTGGATCGCGATATCCACGACCGTGACGTGCTGATCGTCGAGGACATCATCGATTCGGGTCTGACGCTGTCCTGGCTGTTGCGCAACCTGGCGACACGCAATCCCCGGTCGCTGCGCGTCTGCACGCTGCTCCGCAAGCCCGATGCGGTGCGCGCCGACGTCGACGTCACCTATATCGGGTTCGACATCCCCAATGAGTTCGTCGTCGGCTACGGCCTCGACTACGCCGAGCGTTACCGCGATCTGCCCTATATCGGCACGCTGGAGCCGAAGGTCTACCAGTCGCCGTAG
- the tilS gene encoding tRNA lysidine(34) synthetase TilS, whose protein sequence is MDRSGPVAQLRSAVAAFAATQLRSAGPWAVALSGGADSLALTAVAAMLRPTTALIVDHGLQDGSEQVAATARDTALRLGCVDAQVLRVEVGTAGGPEAAARTARYRALDRGRDGMPVLLGHTVDDQAETVLLGLGRGSGARSIAGMRPLDDPWCRPLLGQRRATTVAACAELGLTPWHDPHNTDPRFTRVRLRTEVLPLLEEVLGGGVAAALARTATALREDTEALDALADTHATDGDTLDVSALAVLPSAVRRRVIRVWLLGHGACDLNDGQLRAVEALITRWRGQGGVAVPDEVPAERLFVARRDGLLTLYREPVG, encoded by the coding sequence ATGGATCGATCGGGTCCTGTAGCGCAATTACGGTCAGCCGTAGCGGCTTTCGCTGCGACACAGCTGCGCTCTGCCGGGCCGTGGGCGGTGGCGTTGTCCGGTGGTGCCGATTCGCTGGCGCTCACGGCGGTGGCCGCGATGCTGCGACCGACGACCGCGCTGATCGTCGACCACGGACTGCAGGACGGTTCGGAGCAGGTGGCCGCCACCGCGCGCGATACCGCGTTGCGGCTCGGATGTGTTGACGCACAGGTTCTTCGGGTCGAGGTCGGTACCGCCGGTGGTCCGGAGGCGGCGGCGCGGACCGCGCGTTACCGCGCTCTCGATCGCGGTCGCGACGGTATGCCGGTGCTGCTCGGGCACACAGTCGATGATCAAGCCGAGACGGTGCTGCTCGGCCTCGGGCGCGGTTCGGGTGCCCGTTCGATCGCCGGGATGCGTCCGCTCGATGATCCGTGGTGTCGGCCGCTACTGGGGCAGCGCCGCGCCACCACGGTGGCAGCCTGCGCGGAGCTGGGGCTCACACCCTGGCACGATCCGCACAACACCGATCCCCGTTTCACCAGGGTCCGGTTGCGTACCGAGGTGCTCCCGCTGCTGGAGGAGGTGCTCGGCGGTGGCGTGGCCGCGGCCCTGGCCCGTACCGCCACCGCGCTGCGGGAGGACACCGAGGCGTTGGACGCGCTGGCCGACACCCACGCCACCGATGGCGACACCCTGGACGTCTCCGCTCTGGCGGTTCTGCCCAGCGCGGTCCGCCGCCGGGTGATCCGCGTCTGGCTGCTGGGACATGGCGCCTGCGATCTCAACGACGGACAGCTGCGCGCCGTGGAGGCCCTGATCACGCGATGGCGCGGTCAGGGCGGGGTGGCAGTGCCCGATGAGGTGCCCGCGGAGCGGTTGTTCGTGGCCCGCCGGGACGGGCTGCTGACGCTCTACCGTGAACCCGTCGGGTGA